One part of the Sphingobacterium sp. LZ7M1 genome encodes these proteins:
- a CDS encoding RagB/SusD family nutrient uptake outer membrane protein, with protein MKKLIKNKLAVIGLGIALGFSNSSCNKYLTVEPIDRLTGNNYYLSQQDVEANMAFMYAKFFEKINETWVMGAIGEARSGEIFVSDGANNFSQRKVVEALGKNQLPTAMYSTQFDWYKLYVITDWKKYYQVIQSANILIEKLEEGIPGVTGSDQSRYIAEAKFIRSFTYFWMVRLYGDVPYYTDAYHTEPLPRENMVSVLNKCIADLTPHKDLMPWSLNDPGLRGARPAKGAIIALLMHMNMWNSSFDPGNKQKYLTEAAALGKQLIDSKQHKLVAPFTDQNWAVVTKGRSEESLFEFYKSINYGDNVEALAPFWDHFLRWPYKFPRFDNQLSHCYFISSYMNQIFPEGDADKRREMWFEDITSDNGRFVLRKFGTNVYASGNEDKNPDNTFSIFRYADAILLYAEASAELGKDADAIAAVNMVRDRAQAARYGGGGGADLKNFIFLERERELIGEGIRYFDLIRTRRILSSEWTMSPLTLDQYNRGGWTWPIDPSALNNNPYMKLNEYWTTIGR; from the coding sequence ATGAAAAAATTGATAAAAAATAAATTAGCTGTAATTGGACTTGGGATTGCCTTAGGGTTCAGTAATTCCAGCTGTAATAAATATCTAACCGTAGAACCCATAGACCGATTGACAGGTAACAATTATTACCTATCTCAACAGGATGTGGAAGCTAATATGGCCTTTATGTACGCAAAGTTCTTTGAAAAGATCAATGAAACATGGGTAATGGGTGCCATTGGAGAAGCAAGGTCTGGAGAAATATTTGTTTCCGACGGTGCCAATAACTTCAGTCAACGAAAGGTCGTAGAGGCATTAGGCAAAAATCAGTTACCAACAGCTATGTATTCCACACAGTTCGATTGGTATAAATTATATGTGATCACCGATTGGAAAAAGTATTATCAAGTGATCCAAAGTGCCAATATTTTAATTGAAAAATTAGAAGAAGGTATCCCTGGAGTTACCGGATCAGACCAGAGCAGATACATTGCTGAAGCAAAGTTCATCCGCTCATTCACCTACTTCTGGATGGTCAGGTTATATGGTGATGTTCCATATTATACCGATGCTTACCATACGGAACCACTTCCTCGTGAAAATATGGTATCTGTATTGAATAAGTGTATCGCTGACTTAACACCGCATAAAGATCTAATGCCTTGGTCATTGAATGATCCAGGACTTAGGGGAGCCAGACCAGCAAAAGGTGCCATTATCGCATTATTGATGCACATGAACATGTGGAATTCTAGCTTTGATCCAGGCAACAAACAAAAATACCTAACAGAGGCTGCTGCTTTAGGAAAGCAATTGATCGACAGCAAACAACATAAATTGGTTGCTCCATTCACCGATCAGAACTGGGCAGTGGTTACTAAAGGAAGAAGTGAAGAATCTCTTTTTGAGTTCTACAAGAGTATCAACTACGGCGACAATGTGGAAGCATTAGCACCTTTCTGGGACCACTTCTTGCGTTGGCCATATAAATTCCCTCGCTTTGACAACCAGTTGAGTCACTGTTATTTTATTTCCTCTTACATGAACCAGATCTTCCCGGAAGGCGATGCCGATAAGAGAAGAGAAATGTGGTTTGAGGATATTACTTCAGACAATGGAAGATTTGTGTTAAGGAAATTCGGAACCAACGTGTATGCTTCTGGAAACGAAGATAAAAACCCAGACAATACCTTTAGTATTTTCCGTTATGCAGATGCGATCTTACTTTATGCAGAGGCTTCTGCTGAATTAGGCAAAGATGCAGATGCAATAGCAGCAGTGAACATGGTTCGCGATCGTGCTCAAGCTGCCCGCTACGGCGGTGGCGGTGGTGCTGACCTGAAGAACTTCATATTCCTAGAAAGAGAAAGGGAATTGATCGGTGAAGGCATTCGTTATTTTGACCTTATCCGTACCCGAAGGATCTTAAGCTCTGAGTGGACCATGTCCCCGCTTACACTGGATCAATACAACCGCGGTGGTTGGACTTGGCCTATCGACCCATCGGCCCTGAACAACAACCCGTACATGAAATTAAATGAATACTGGACTACAATTGGACGATAA
- a CDS encoding SusC/RagA family TonB-linked outer membrane protein encodes MKLQKLIILILSIFSLQFAYAQNQNLRGRVVDESNNGIAGVTVVNAATNRAITATDDNGNFGVSVAPNTALIFKAVGFNQRRVTVRANQTTLTVQMSSTQDQVEEVVVRGYVARKKENTTGSSFTLGEKDIRDVPTANLEQLMQGKVPGLNVQVNTGAPGFRGSTQIRGLSTLSTTGSGSESILMPTSPLYVIDGVPMDADRASEFGLQQQGPGISPLSLIPPEDVQSIEILKDAQATSLYGSQGAYGVIIITTKRGNSPVPRINYTHSTFLKTPPKLRETLGGNLERQIKIWQIINNARTQAEIDRIMQTPMLADSLNAFFNNSTNWQSLYYQNTFNQNHNLSLDGGNEILSYKSNLGYYGETGVIKNTGFNRYSANLRMDYRPTKRFEFTGQVFAQLGKQNKGDGTGILQTGVSTGGMNSTLLPPPGFFSADNDYIAAIRTKNDNSSKLIRPYVEGKFEILPGLRLQSAMSYEFASNNEDKFTPAAAAGQFSEVYSFAGRESNLYNRNILNYTKDINEDHNIFINLFNEVRHNQRQNTITKQARTPNDQFEGPLGFDGYFSRGGGVLSNFRNEKALSFALATTYSYKSKYILDLSYRLDGSSANGFKNLYTKNPAVGVRWNAHHEEWIKSLPWINLASLRFTWGVNVMPTSTLERIYGKYDISGLYNQINGIGINYEFIPNPNLLPVTSMQYNLGVDLTFLNNKIEIIYDTYYKKVDNLLFESFLNNTSGFDKLNSNDAGLANYGHEIALNFRPLSVNSPFNWTLSFNGAYNQDILLQLPSTFRGQAIKWDTQSDKLHMVNRVGTSALSNYLLENIGVYATDADVPVDPATGLRYRTADGTFFQAGDPMYVDRNGDYILDNRDYARAGNTQPLWTGGMQNTLNYKNFQLSVYASYTAKRTILNYALAQRLSLYNNPYGGNLVGGQSNGANSIVPIENLDIWLKDGDIAKYPYPYDFSRNASVQPFRYDQTLWEENGSYFKINNIIFAYVFDRDLLRRFKLDRFRIYASMDNVYTFSSYSGPNPENVTSLGRDASNGYPVPRTYTLGFNLSF; translated from the coding sequence ATGAAATTACAGAAACTAATCATATTAATCTTAAGCATTTTTAGCCTACAATTTGCTTATGCTCAAAACCAAAACCTGCGTGGTCGAGTGGTTGATGAGTCTAATAACGGTATTGCCGGCGTAACAGTAGTGAATGCGGCGACCAATAGGGCTATTACGGCAACAGACGACAACGGTAACTTTGGCGTGAGTGTAGCCCCGAACACGGCTTTAATTTTTAAAGCTGTAGGTTTTAATCAAAGAAGAGTAACAGTAAGAGCCAACCAAACGACTCTAACCGTTCAGATGAGCTCTACACAGGACCAGGTAGAAGAAGTCGTGGTCCGTGGATATGTGGCCCGAAAAAAGGAAAATACCACAGGATCTTCTTTCACCCTTGGAGAAAAGGACATCCGTGACGTCCCTACTGCCAACCTTGAGCAATTGATGCAAGGTAAGGTTCCGGGACTGAACGTACAGGTAAATACAGGTGCTCCAGGATTTAGGGGCTCTACCCAAATCCGTGGTCTATCGACTCTTTCCACAACAGGTTCTGGTAGCGAGTCCATCTTGATGCCTACATCTCCCCTATATGTAATCGATGGGGTTCCGATGGATGCCGATAGAGCTTCAGAATTCGGTCTACAACAACAAGGGCCGGGTATCTCGCCGCTGTCCTTGATCCCACCTGAGGATGTACAAAGCATCGAAATCTTGAAAGATGCCCAAGCAACGTCACTTTATGGTTCTCAAGGTGCCTACGGGGTAATCATTATCACCACAAAACGTGGTAATTCTCCCGTGCCTAGAATCAACTATACACACAGTACCTTCTTGAAGACTCCACCAAAATTGAGAGAGACCTTAGGAGGTAATCTAGAACGCCAAATCAAAATCTGGCAAATTATCAATAACGCGAGAACACAAGCCGAAATTGACAGGATCATGCAAACCCCAATGCTTGCAGATAGTTTGAATGCATTCTTCAATAACTCGACTAACTGGCAATCCCTTTATTACCAGAATACATTCAACCAAAACCACAACTTGAGTTTGGATGGTGGTAATGAAATCCTTTCCTATAAATCCAACTTGGGTTATTATGGTGAAACCGGGGTAATCAAGAATACAGGCTTCAACCGCTATTCAGCTAACTTGAGAATGGATTACCGTCCTACAAAACGCTTTGAGTTTACAGGACAGGTATTTGCTCAGTTAGGTAAACAGAATAAAGGTGATGGTACAGGTATCCTTCAAACGGGGGTGTCAACAGGTGGTATGAACTCTACCCTATTGCCTCCTCCAGGATTCTTCTCGGCAGACAATGATTATATCGCGGCCATTAGAACCAAAAATGATAACAGTTCCAAATTGATCCGTCCATATGTGGAAGGTAAATTTGAGATCCTTCCTGGACTGAGATTACAATCGGCCATGAGTTATGAATTCGCCTCTAACAATGAAGACAAATTCACTCCAGCTGCAGCTGCAGGCCAGTTCTCAGAAGTGTATTCATTCGCAGGTCGCGAATCAAACCTATACAACAGAAATATCCTGAACTATACCAAGGATATCAATGAGGACCACAACATCTTTATCAACTTGTTCAATGAGGTAAGACATAACCAACGTCAAAATACCATCACTAAACAGGCTAGAACTCCTAATGATCAATTCGAAGGTCCTTTAGGTTTCGATGGTTATTTCTCTAGAGGTGGTGGTGTACTGTCCAACTTCAGAAATGAGAAAGCGCTATCATTTGCCCTTGCGACTACCTATAGTTACAAAAGCAAATATATCCTAGACCTATCCTATCGTTTGGATGGTTCCTCTGCCAATGGTTTCAAGAACCTATATACCAAGAACCCAGCAGTCGGAGTTCGTTGGAATGCGCACCATGAAGAATGGATCAAATCCCTTCCATGGATCAATCTTGCATCCCTTCGCTTTACATGGGGTGTAAACGTAATGCCAACCAGTACATTGGAACGTATCTATGGTAAATATGATATTTCAGGTCTTTACAATCAGATCAATGGTATCGGTATCAACTACGAATTTATTCCAAATCCAAACTTGTTACCAGTTACCTCCATGCAGTATAACTTAGGGGTAGACCTTACCTTCCTGAACAACAAAATTGAGATTATTTACGATACTTATTACAAGAAAGTGGACAACCTTTTGTTTGAGTCTTTCTTGAACAATACTTCTGGATTTGACAAGCTTAATTCCAATGATGCTGGACTAGCAAACTATGGACATGAGATTGCCTTAAACTTCCGTCCTCTTTCTGTAAACAGTCCTTTCAACTGGACCCTGTCCTTCAATGGTGCTTACAACCAAGACATCTTGTTGCAGTTGCCTTCAACCTTTAGAGGACAAGCCATCAAATGGGATACTCAATCTGATAAATTGCACATGGTAAACCGCGTAGGTACCTCAGCCCTATCAAATTACTTGTTAGAAAATATCGGTGTATATGCGACAGATGCTGATGTACCAGTTGATCCTGCTACTGGCCTTCGCTATCGTACTGCTGATGGAACATTCTTCCAAGCTGGAGACCCAATGTATGTAGATAGGAACGGAGATTATATCTTAGACAACCGTGACTATGCACGTGCTGGCAATACACAACCATTATGGACTGGTGGTATGCAAAACACCTTGAATTACAAAAACTTCCAGTTATCTGTCTATGCTTCATACACAGCAAAGAGAACCATTTTGAACTATGCTTTAGCACAACGCCTAAGCCTATACAATAATCCTTACGGAGGTAATTTGGTAGGTGGTCAAAGTAATGGAGCCAATTCCATCGTCCCTATTGAAAACCTAGATATCTGGTTGAAGGACGGTGATATTGCCAAGTATCCTTACCCATACGACTTCTCTAGAAATGCCAGCGTTCAACCTTTCCGTTATGATCAAACTCTATGGGAAGAAAACGGTAGCTATTTCAAGATCAACAACATCATCTTCGCTTATGTATTCGATCGTGATCTGTTGAGGAGATTTAAACTAGACCGTTTCCGTATCTATGCTTCTATGGACAATGTGTACACCTTCTCTTCGTATTCTGGGCCAAACCCTGAAAACGTAACGAGCTTAGGCCGCGATGCATCAAACGGATATCCAGTACCAAGAACTTACACCCTAGGCTTCAACCTTTCATTCTAA
- a CDS encoding DUF5008 domain-containing protein: MNKLAKYYIFIFAVFGLFSCSKEVDYHAEPYQEGKQALGIVMERTQKPSPETGGPGTQVKIKVSGLAAHKDKAVFNFNGQKAEIVSITDSEITVKVPEFASTGITSILIDDIIFYGPNFSVQGKVKIDPSWQATYGASGGGVYDYLQTVEEKNILIGSFNNYENKGNIKPINRIVRTFKNGQFDASFRPGNGVQGFLSSIIQIQNAYYIAGNFSGYDQRTDNISNLTRINLVGQIDTMAVKPYRPPHLPDTIKYYAKFNGGFNAMVNNINEHNGKILAVGDFRYHIHRTYGKPNYLETRDSVILDSTEIRSVALLNLDGTLDKTFRFSGNKAFAGANGQTKGFYHKTGSLKGKMVVFGSFTSFDSEPHGYIVRLNADGTVDKTFNVGKGANYKVESVTYNEKTGKYMVSGEFNTFNGVSTPKLVMLNANGSIDTNFKVKAFNEGGTSKFALQLEDGLIAVSGNFLTYNGISRTNFMIIDAKGDLVSGMNNTGMVGGLISRMYETRSDDGKRALLLLGDFYKFDNIDTRGITRITIE; encoded by the coding sequence ATGAACAAGTTAGCTAAATATTATATATTCATATTTGCGGTCTTCGGATTGTTCTCATGCTCCAAAGAAGTGGATTACCATGCTGAACCTTATCAGGAAGGTAAACAAGCTTTGGGCATCGTGATGGAACGTACGCAAAAACCATCCCCTGAAACAGGTGGACCTGGAACCCAAGTGAAAATCAAAGTGTCGGGTCTGGCTGCCCATAAAGATAAAGCCGTATTTAACTTCAACGGTCAGAAGGCAGAGATTGTATCCATCACCGATTCTGAAATTACCGTTAAGGTGCCGGAATTCGCCAGCACAGGTATTACCAGTATCCTTATTGATGATATCATATTTTATGGTCCCAATTTCTCGGTTCAAGGAAAGGTTAAGATAGACCCTTCTTGGCAAGCAACATATGGTGCCTCTGGCGGTGGTGTATACGATTACTTACAAACCGTAGAAGAGAAAAATATCCTGATCGGTTCCTTTAACAACTATGAAAACAAAGGAAATATCAAACCGATCAATAGAATTGTCAGAACCTTTAAAAATGGACAGTTTGATGCGAGTTTCCGTCCTGGAAATGGAGTACAAGGATTCTTGAGCAGTATCATACAGATCCAAAATGCTTATTACATCGCCGGAAATTTCTCTGGTTATGATCAGCGGACCGACAATATCTCCAATTTGACCCGTATCAACTTAGTAGGACAGATCGATACCATGGCTGTAAAACCTTATCGTCCACCTCACCTACCTGATACCATCAAATACTACGCTAAATTCAATGGTGGTTTCAATGCTATGGTGAACAATATCAATGAACATAATGGCAAAATATTGGCAGTTGGTGACTTTAGATATCATATCCATAGAACTTACGGTAAACCAAACTATCTAGAGACCAGAGACTCTGTAATCCTAGATAGTACCGAGATCCGTTCTGTTGCTTTATTGAACCTGGACGGTACGCTTGACAAGACTTTCCGTTTCTCTGGAAACAAAGCATTTGCAGGTGCTAATGGACAGACCAAGGGCTTCTACCACAAAACCGGAAGCTTAAAAGGCAAAATGGTTGTTTTTGGTTCTTTTACCAGTTTCGACTCTGAACCTCATGGTTATATCGTTCGCCTGAATGCGGATGGAACTGTGGACAAAACCTTCAATGTCGGAAAAGGCGCCAATTATAAAGTGGAAAGTGTGACCTACAATGAAAAAACCGGAAAATATATGGTGAGTGGGGAATTCAACACCTTCAACGGCGTAAGTACGCCAAAATTAGTGATGCTAAATGCGAATGGATCGATTGATACCAACTTTAAAGTAAAAGCATTTAATGAAGGTGGTACCAGCAAATTTGCCTTACAGCTAGAAGATGGATTGATTGCCGTTTCAGGTAACTTCCTTACTTACAATGGTATTTCAAGGACCAACTTCATGATTATCGATGCGAAAGGCGATCTAGTAAGTGGCATGAACAATACCGGTATGGTTGGCGGTTTGATCTCGAGAATGTATGAAACGCGTTCTGATGATGGTAAGCGAGCGCTCTTGTTGTTGGGTGATTTCTACAAATTCGACAACATAGACACTAGAGGTATAACTAGAATAACCATTGAATAA
- a CDS encoding fasciclin domain-containing protein — MKKIFKPLHIALFLFGILFISACSKDDYYEDGGLAKAEFNGTILEYLESKPVLFDSLVQVIKLAGLENEFKTKEFTFFAPSDPDIKQLIGTIRTGGSLNTYLFNMGLDTIQKLSDIDSAIWRKNLLRYMFNGKNKLADYPQIDYSLMGTYPGQNYISQSGNVSNIGVVFNDIIQMSGTTEVSRLKYKGYRQLHLSYFPDPSNPDVYVTYPVATSDIQPNNGIIHVLDYNKSFFGLYPGSQEMIEDVAQSKR; from the coding sequence ATGAAAAAGATATTTAAACCCCTACACATCGCTCTTTTCCTTTTCGGAATCCTGTTTATAAGCGCCTGTAGTAAAGACGATTATTACGAGGATGGTGGATTGGCAAAGGCTGAATTTAATGGAACCATATTGGAATACCTGGAATCTAAACCGGTATTATTTGATTCCCTAGTCCAAGTAATCAAACTTGCCGGACTGGAAAATGAATTCAAGACCAAAGAGTTTACCTTTTTTGCTCCCTCAGATCCGGATATCAAGCAATTGATCGGAACTATTAGAACCGGTGGTTCACTCAATACCTACCTATTTAATATGGGTCTGGATACCATCCAAAAGTTGAGTGATATTGATTCTGCTATCTGGAGAAAAAACTTGCTGCGCTATATGTTCAACGGAAAGAACAAACTGGCGGACTACCCACAGATCGATTATTCGCTGATGGGTACATATCCAGGTCAAAACTATATTTCGCAATCGGGTAATGTATCCAATATTGGAGTGGTATTCAATGATATTATTCAGATGAGTGGAACTACGGAAGTATCCAGATTGAAATATAAAGGCTACAGACAACTGCACCTCTCGTATTTCCCAGATCCTTCAAACCCTGATGTTTATGTGACGTATCCCGTGGCGACCTCAGACATACAGCCCAACAATGGCATAATCCACGTCTTGGATTATAATAAAAGCTTTTTTGGATTGTATCCTGGATCGCAAGAAATGATAGAAGATGTTGCTCAAAGTAAACGATAA